A single window of Terriglobales bacterium DNA harbors:
- a CDS encoding ABC transporter substrate-binding protein, translating to MALVLKRLSFGLVLLLLASAALLFSGSERRQDGTGRKWRLHVIQYNDVVDSNETKDGVLAGLRESGLVEGRDYELHFSNAQGDMATVSALVDSAVTQNADLLLTLSTPTLQAAIRRGKGTPVVFAYVASGVAAGAGASHIDHLPFVTGVDISVGYPQMLALVRKYFPRVHRLGTLHVPAEANMVYFLEQFREAAGEAGMEIEVVPVSTATDVPDAAQALVGKRIDAVMQMPGNLVASAFGSIARAAAQVHLPVFAFQKAQVEQGAMVAITREYFDSGRIAGAQAARVIRGESPARIPFETFSGTYLVVNPEAARAAGVTLPPALLEQARREAMARDGHR from the coding sequence CGCCGCCTTGTTGTTTTCCGGCAGCGAACGCCGGCAGGACGGGACGGGCCGGAAGTGGAGACTCCACGTCATCCAGTACAACGATGTCGTAGATTCGAACGAGACTAAAGACGGAGTGCTGGCCGGCTTGCGCGAATCGGGCCTGGTCGAAGGCCGCGATTACGAGCTGCACTTTTCCAACGCACAGGGCGACATGGCGACCGTCAGCGCCCTGGTGGATTCGGCGGTCACCCAGAATGCCGACCTGTTGCTAACGCTTTCCACCCCAACCCTGCAGGCCGCCATTCGGCGCGGAAAGGGGACGCCGGTCGTCTTCGCCTACGTGGCCAGCGGAGTCGCCGCCGGCGCCGGCGCCAGCCACATCGACCATCTGCCCTTCGTCACCGGCGTCGACATATCCGTGGGATACCCGCAGATGCTGGCGCTAGTGCGGAAATACTTTCCCAGGGTGCACCGGCTGGGGACGTTGCACGTTCCTGCGGAAGCCAACATGGTTTATTTCCTGGAGCAGTTCCGGGAAGCGGCCGGCGAGGCGGGAATGGAGATCGAAGTGGTTCCCGTGAGCACGGCCACCGACGTCCCCGATGCCGCGCAAGCGCTGGTGGGAAAGCGGATCGACGCCGTCATGCAGATGCCCGGCAACCTCGTGGCGTCCGCCTTCGGAAGCATCGCTCGGGCCGCAGCCCAGGTTCACCTGCCGGTGTTCGCGTTCCAGAAGGCACAGGTGGAGCAGGGCGCCATGGTGGCCATCACCCGTGAATACTTCGACAGCGGCCGGATTGCCGGCGCCCAGGCTGCTCGCGTGATCCGTGGCGAGAGCCCGGCGCGCATCCCGTTCGAGACCTTTTCCGGAACCTACCTGGTGGTGAACCCGGAGGCCGCCCGCGCGGCCGGGGTCACCCTGCCTCCCGCACTGCTCGAGCAAGCTCGACGGGAGGCGATGGCGCGCGATGGACATCGTTAA